In Saccharothrix violaceirubra, the following are encoded in one genomic region:
- a CDS encoding sugar ABC transporter substrate-binding protein: MADPARETTFLPLTMSAAGDAGDDGARTVRHRAEVADRAAADCWLSLVAGCTSGRETLIDSLHDLSEATSGYAGPQWWLSHGSVHRRRVAAAEHRIDDAVREGDGAEFAEAFIGYDQAVATVLVHVRNRLGNLST; encoded by the coding sequence GTGGCCGACCCGGCGCGTGAGACCACGTTCCTGCCCTTGACGATGTCCGCCGCGGGCGACGCGGGCGACGACGGCGCGCGTACGGTGCGTCACCGTGCGGAAGTCGCGGACCGGGCCGCCGCCGACTGCTGGCTGTCGCTCGTCGCGGGGTGCACGTCGGGCCGGGAGACGTTGATCGACAGCCTGCACGACCTGTCCGAGGCGACCTCCGGGTACGCCGGACCGCAGTGGTGGCTGTCGCACGGATCGGTGCATCGGCGGCGCGTCGCGGCGGCCGAACACCGCATCGACGACGCCGTCCGCGAGGGCGACGGAGCCGAGTTCGCCGAGGCTTTCATAGGCTATGACCAGGCCGTTGCCACCGTTCTGGTGCACGTGCGCAATCGATTGGGGAACCTGTCCACGTGA
- a CDS encoding exonuclease SbcCD subunit D has product MRFLHTSDWHVGRTFHGRDLLAEQESVLSGLADLVDSERVDVVVVAGDLFDRAVPNAEAVAVCSRVLERLRAAGATVVVTPGNHDSAARLGLFGGFTAAGGLHVRTRAAAVGEPVLLADDHGPVAVYGIPYLEPETARQALEVPDARGHRGVLTEAMRRVRADLATRSARSVVLAHAFVTGGQACESERTIAVGGVQDVPASVFDGVDYVALGHLHGQQTLAEGMRYSGSPMAYSFSEARHGKSVWLVELDAGGLAGVERRPLPVPRALSTVSGGLAELLSAPEHDEIADHFLSVVLTDRVRPLDALRRLQARFPHAVHVDWQPEGGRSAELRFAERVRGRSDEEIACCFLEDVRDERPSERELAMLREAFAAAAREEAS; this is encoded by the coding sequence ATGAGGTTCCTGCACACGTCGGACTGGCACGTGGGACGCACGTTCCACGGCCGTGACCTGCTCGCCGAGCAGGAGTCGGTGCTGTCCGGCCTGGCCGACCTCGTGGACTCGGAACGCGTCGACGTGGTCGTGGTGGCGGGCGACCTGTTCGACCGGGCCGTGCCCAACGCCGAGGCGGTCGCGGTGTGCTCGCGCGTGCTCGAACGGTTGCGCGCGGCGGGCGCGACCGTGGTCGTGACACCGGGCAACCACGACTCGGCGGCGCGGTTGGGGTTGTTCGGCGGGTTCACGGCGGCGGGCGGGCTGCACGTGCGCACGCGGGCGGCGGCGGTCGGCGAGCCGGTGCTGCTGGCGGACGACCACGGTCCGGTCGCGGTGTACGGCATCCCCTACCTGGAGCCGGAGACGGCGCGGCAGGCGCTGGAGGTACCGGACGCGCGCGGCCACCGGGGGGTGCTGACGGAGGCGATGCGGCGGGTGCGGGCCGATCTCGCCACGCGGTCGGCGCGGTCGGTCGTACTGGCGCACGCGTTCGTGACGGGCGGTCAGGCGTGCGAGTCCGAGCGGACCATCGCCGTGGGTGGCGTGCAGGACGTGCCCGCGTCGGTGTTCGACGGGGTCGACTACGTGGCGTTGGGCCACCTCCACGGTCAGCAGACGTTGGCCGAGGGCATGCGGTACTCGGGGAGCCCGATGGCGTACTCGTTCTCCGAGGCGCGGCACGGCAAGTCGGTGTGGCTGGTGGAGTTGGACGCGGGGGGCCTGGCCGGGGTCGAGCGGCGACCGCTGCCGGTGCCGCGCGCGTTGTCGACGGTGAGCGGCGGGCTGGCGGAGCTGCTGTCCGCGCCGGAGCACGACGAGATCGCCGACCACTTCCTGTCCGTGGTGTTGACCGACCGGGTGCGGCCGTTGGACGCGTTGCGGCGCCTCCAGGCCCGGTTCCCGCACGCGGTGCACGTGGACTGGCAGCCCGAGGGCGGCCGGTCGGCCGAACTGCGCTTCGCCGAGCGGGTCCGGGGCCGGTCGGACGAGGAGATCGCGTGCTGCTTCCTGGAGGACGTGCGCGACGAGCGGCCGTCGGAGCGGGAACTGGCGATGTTGCGCGAGGCGTTCGCCGCCGCGGCGCGTGAGGAGGCTTCGTGA
- the xseA gene encoding exodeoxyribonuclease VII large subunit: MSEEKSSPEHPWPVRTVARKIFDWINRLGDVWVEGQVTQLSARPGTATAFLTLRDPSVDMSMQLTAPVGLVRDLQLTEGSRVVVHGRPHFFPNRGTLSLRVDEIRAVGVGELLARIERLRKLLHAEGLFDPRRKRRPPFLPTKIGLITGRASAAERDVLTNAHARWPGARFRVVNVAVQGALAVPQILTALSTLDRDPEVDVIVLARGGGSVEDLLPFSDEALCRAVSRCRTPVLSAIGHEPDSPLVDHVADLRCSTPTDAGKRVVPDVAEEAERIRQLRDRSRRALYGWVDRERKLLASLRTRPVLADPHGPLDRRAEDVDRLRERGRRAIRNRLDSEAAGLAATTARLTTLGPAATLARGYAVVQVVGDGVVRSTADAPAGTRLRIRVADGAVHAVVEEGDGGGRPGA, encoded by the coding sequence GTGAGCGAGGAGAAGTCCTCGCCGGAGCACCCGTGGCCGGTGCGCACGGTCGCACGCAAGATCTTCGACTGGATCAACCGGCTCGGCGACGTGTGGGTCGAGGGCCAGGTCACGCAGCTGAGCGCCCGGCCGGGCACGGCCACCGCGTTCCTCACCCTGCGCGACCCGTCCGTGGACATGTCCATGCAGCTCACGGCCCCGGTCGGACTGGTGCGCGACCTCCAGCTCACCGAGGGCAGCCGGGTCGTCGTGCACGGCCGGCCGCACTTCTTCCCCAACCGGGGCACGCTGAGCCTGCGCGTGGACGAGATCCGCGCGGTGGGCGTCGGCGAACTGCTCGCCCGGATCGAACGACTGCGCAAGCTCCTGCACGCCGAGGGCCTGTTCGACCCGCGTCGCAAGCGCCGGCCGCCGTTCCTGCCGACCAAGATCGGGTTGATCACCGGTCGGGCGTCGGCGGCCGAACGGGACGTGCTGACCAACGCCCACGCGCGCTGGCCTGGCGCCCGGTTCCGGGTGGTCAACGTGGCCGTGCAGGGCGCGTTGGCCGTGCCGCAGATCCTGACCGCGCTGTCGACGCTGGACCGCGACCCCGAGGTGGACGTGATCGTGCTGGCGCGCGGCGGCGGCAGCGTCGAGGACCTGCTGCCGTTCTCCGACGAGGCGTTGTGCCGCGCGGTGTCGCGGTGCCGCACGCCCGTGCTGTCCGCGATCGGGCACGAGCCGGACAGCCCGCTGGTCGACCACGTCGCGGACCTGCGCTGCTCGACGCCGACGGACGCGGGCAAGCGGGTCGTGCCGGACGTCGCCGAGGAGGCCGAGCGGATCAGGCAGTTGCGCGACCGCAGCCGGCGGGCGCTGTACGGGTGGGTCGACCGGGAGCGCAAGCTGCTCGCGTCGTTGCGCACCCGGCCGGTGCTGGCCGACCCGCACGGACCGCTGGACCGGCGGGCCGAGGACGTCGACCGGCTGCGCGAACGCGGTCGGCGCGCGATCCGGAACCGACTCGATTCAGAGGCGGCCGGACTCGCCGCGACCACGGCACGCTTGACGACCTTGGGACCGGCCGCCACGCTGGCGCGTGGCTATGCCGTGGTGCAGGTCGTCGGGGACGGGGTCGTCCGGTCGACCGCCGACGCGCCGGCCGGGACCAGACTGCGGATTCGAGTGGCGGACGGCGCTGTGCACGCGGTCGTCGAGGAGGGAGACGGTGGTGGCCGACCCGGCGCGTGA
- a CDS encoding exodeoxyribonuclease VII small subunit yields MTEPGYEQARDELVEVVRRLEAGGLSLEDSLALWERGEALAKSCERQLAGARERIDQALSVTEEDVADA; encoded by the coding sequence GTGACGGAGCCGGGATACGAGCAGGCCAGGGACGAACTCGTCGAGGTGGTGCGCCGACTGGAGGCGGGCGGGCTTTCGCTCGAGGATTCGCTGGCCCTCTGGGAACGCGGCGAAGCGCTCGCGAAGTCGTGCGAACGGCAGCTCGCGGGCGCCCGCGAGAGGATCGATCAAGCACTGAGTGTGACCGAGGAGGACGTGGCCGACGCCTGA
- a CDS encoding lipid droplet-associated protein, with protein MKPLPLPVRLAAGLAVTAVEQARKLPQQLVGLPVTVVSEALQLSMRVQQRVTELAIKGDDALSVLRPVEQEPEWATFDEDEEPEPTDPPDDGDDPWSEEERALAAERPGVLPNYDELSLPQLRARLRTLRVDELESLLAYERSHAGRPEFTGMLSRRIANLRAES; from the coding sequence ATGAAGCCACTGCCGCTGCCCGTCCGCCTCGCCGCGGGACTCGCGGTCACCGCCGTCGAGCAGGCGCGCAAGCTGCCGCAGCAGCTGGTGGGTCTGCCCGTGACCGTGGTCAGCGAGGCGCTCCAACTCTCCATGCGGGTCCAGCAGCGCGTGACGGAACTCGCAATCAAGGGCGACGACGCCCTGTCGGTGCTGCGGCCGGTCGAGCAGGAACCGGAGTGGGCGACGTTCGACGAGGACGAGGAACCCGAGCCCACCGACCCGCCGGACGACGGCGACGACCCCTGGTCGGAGGAGGAGCGCGCGCTCGCCGCCGAACGTCCCGGCGTGCTGCCCAACTACGACGAACTGTCGCTGCCGCAACTGCGGGCGCGGCTGCGGACGTTGCGCGTCGACGAGCTGGAGTCGCTGCTGGCGTACGAGCGCTCGCACGCGGGACGGCCCGAGTTCACGGGGATGCTGTCGCGGCGCATCGCGAACCTGCGCGCCGAGTCGTGA
- a CDS encoding 4-hydroxy-3-methylbut-2-enyl diphosphate reductase — protein sequence MDKRVLLAKPRGYCAGVDRAVVTVEKALEQYGAPVYVRKEIVHNKHVVETLSARGAIFVDETDQVPEGALVVFSAHGVSPMVHQEAAERSLRTIDATCPLVTKVHNEARRFARDDYDILLIGHEGHEEVEGTAGEAPEHIQLVDTAEDVDKVTVRDPSKVVWLSQTTLSVDETMVRVRQLQERFPELQDPPSDDICYATSNRQTAVKTMAPECDLVLVVGSKNSSNSVRLVEVALQSGAKASYLIDYAREVDLAWLDGVSTVGVTSGASVPDILVMELLEFLASHGYGEVEEITTANEKIAFALPRELRKDMVR from the coding sequence ATGGACAAGCGAGTTCTCCTGGCCAAGCCACGTGGCTACTGCGCGGGCGTCGACCGTGCCGTGGTGACGGTGGAGAAGGCGTTGGAGCAGTACGGCGCACCTGTGTACGTGCGCAAGGAGATCGTCCACAACAAGCACGTCGTCGAGACGTTGTCCGCGCGTGGCGCGATCTTCGTCGACGAGACCGACCAGGTGCCCGAGGGTGCTTTGGTCGTGTTCTCCGCGCACGGCGTGTCGCCGATGGTGCATCAGGAGGCCGCCGAGCGGAGCCTGCGCACGATCGACGCCACGTGCCCGCTCGTGACCAAGGTCCACAACGAAGCCCGCCGGTTCGCGCGTGACGACTACGACATCCTCCTCATCGGCCACGAGGGGCACGAGGAGGTCGAGGGCACCGCGGGCGAGGCACCCGAGCACATCCAGCTCGTGGACACCGCCGAGGATGTCGACAAGGTCACCGTGCGCGACCCGTCCAAGGTGGTCTGGCTGTCCCAGACCACGCTGTCGGTCGACGAGACGATGGTGCGCGTGCGCCAGCTCCAGGAGCGCTTCCCGGAGCTGCAGGACCCGCCGTCGGACGACATCTGCTACGCGACGTCCAACCGCCAGACCGCGGTGAAGACGATGGCGCCCGAGTGCGACCTGGTGCTCGTGGTCGGCTCGAAGAACTCGTCCAACTCGGTCCGCCTGGTCGAGGTGGCGCTCCAGTCGGGCGCGAAGGCGTCGTACCTGATCGACTACGCCCGCGAGGTCGACCTCGCGTGGCTCGACGGCGTGTCCACGGTGGGCGTGACCTCCGGTGCGTCCGTTCCGGACATCCTCGTGATGGAACTGCTGGAGTTCCTCGCCTCCCACGGGTACGGCGAGGTCGAGGAGATCACCACGGCCAACGAGAAGATCGCCTTCGCGCTGCCGCGGGAACTCCGCAAGGACATGGTCCGCTAG
- a CDS encoding DNA recombination protein RmuC, translating into MIGGVAAVLSTAAVVVALLLAGALVFLWRLYQDGVRRADAALAAIQVERQRADAHREALQRYEVAFSSVSGRGELGEQVLVQTARLLGLREGVHFEVQVDVAGGGSVRPDLVLNVGGGRQVPVDAKMSMATWAEAVETDDPGERADALRVHVRNIRARAGELAGKGYQRFADAIYGTIMFVPNDGAVVAALDTDPELLRWLLDRRIFLCGPTGFAVIASAAMFAVTDRALADDVERVRTQATGAHRAADAAIDAVNLTSTHLQRFLSARRRELDALEGFRAAVEPLSDASASPTPLPVVRRADERNGHGSPLDAREA; encoded by the coding sequence ATGATCGGGGGTGTGGCGGCGGTCCTGAGCACGGCGGCGGTGGTGGTGGCGCTCCTCCTGGCGGGGGCCCTGGTCTTCCTGTGGCGGCTCTACCAGGACGGCGTCCGGCGTGCCGACGCGGCGCTGGCCGCGATCCAGGTCGAGCGGCAGCGGGCCGACGCGCACCGGGAGGCGTTGCAGCGCTACGAGGTCGCGTTCTCGTCCGTCAGCGGCCGGGGCGAACTGGGCGAACAGGTCCTCGTGCAGACCGCGCGGCTGCTCGGCCTGCGCGAGGGCGTGCACTTCGAGGTGCAGGTCGACGTGGCCGGCGGCGGGTCGGTGCGACCCGATCTCGTGCTCAACGTCGGCGGCGGCCGGCAGGTGCCGGTCGACGCGAAGATGAGCATGGCCACGTGGGCCGAGGCCGTGGAGACCGACGACCCCGGCGAGCGGGCCGACGCGTTGCGCGTGCACGTGCGCAACATCCGCGCCCGCGCGGGCGAACTCGCGGGCAAGGGCTACCAGCGGTTCGCCGACGCGATCTACGGGACGATCATGTTCGTGCCCAACGACGGTGCCGTGGTCGCCGCCCTGGACACCGACCCCGAACTGCTGCGCTGGCTGCTGGACCGGCGGATCTTCCTGTGCGGCCCGACCGGGTTCGCGGTGATCGCCTCGGCGGCCATGTTCGCGGTGACCGACCGGGCGCTGGCCGACGACGTCGAACGCGTCCGCACCCAGGCCACGGGCGCGCACCGGGCCGCCGACGCCGCCATCGACGCGGTCAACCTGACCAGCACCCACCTCCAGCGGTTCCTGTCCGCGCGCCGCCGTGAACTCGACGCGCTGGAGGGCTTCCGGGCGGCCGTCGAACCGCTGTCCGACGCCTCCGCGAGCCCCACGCCGCTGCCCGTCGTCCGGCGCGCGGACGAACGCAACGGGCACGGCTCGCCGCTGGACGCCCGCGAAGCCTGA
- a CDS encoding DUF6542 domain-containing protein: MTAATRDRRSEPEDDDLHSVRWNDRALFGTFRGLPWWAAVAGTFVLAIVGTFLDLSADSAVGWVFAVTFFVGAVGSVVFVERRSMFGPVVEPPLVLAIVVPLVVVLTQGLPTGGLASVGLKLGKPLIDGFPAMAVTTACTVLLGLYRVIKQRDPNRPTADEVRAAKRRPRDDD, encoded by the coding sequence GTGACCGCTGCAACGCGCGACCGGCGCAGCGAGCCCGAGGACGACGATCTGCACAGCGTGCGCTGGAACGACCGGGCGCTCTTCGGCACCTTCCGGGGTCTGCCCTGGTGGGCGGCCGTCGCGGGCACGTTCGTGCTCGCCATCGTCGGCACGTTCCTCGACCTGAGCGCGGACTCGGCGGTCGGCTGGGTGTTCGCGGTGACGTTCTTCGTCGGCGCGGTCGGCTCGGTGGTGTTCGTCGAACGCCGCTCGATGTTCGGCCCGGTCGTCGAACCGCCGCTGGTCCTGGCGATCGTCGTGCCGCTCGTGGTCGTCCTGACGCAGGGCCTGCCCACCGGCGGCCTCGCGTCCGTCGGCCTGAAGCTGGGCAAGCCGCTGATCGACGGGTTCCCGGCGATGGCCGTGACCACGGCGTGCACCGTGCTGCTCGGCCTCTACCGGGTGATCAAGCAGCGCGACCCGAACCGGCCGACGGCCGACGAGGTGCGCGCGGCCAAGCGCCGGCCGCGCGACGACGACTAG